One genomic region from Chromatiales bacterium 21-64-14 encodes:
- a CDS encoding haloacid dehalogenase: MVDWRAIHSVFLDMDGTLLDLHFDNHFWREHVPLRYAQRHGLSVEQAKEALFARFRSVEGTMAWYCIDYWSGELGLDIAALKAEVQHLIAMQPGVAAVLEALRARGKRLVLVTNAHGKSLALKLRRTGLQDYLDAMVCAHDLGRPKEDPVFWQCLQDHEPYDPGRTLLVDDSLPVLRTARRSGLAHLVAVRRPDSRQPAREIDEFPAVDSFADLLSESNTG, from the coding sequence ATGGTGGACTGGCGCGCGATCCACAGCGTGTTCCTCGATATGGATGGGACACTGCTGGATCTGCATTTCGACAACCACTTCTGGCGCGAGCACGTGCCCCTGCGCTACGCGCAGCGCCACGGCCTATCCGTGGAGCAAGCCAAAGAGGCCTTGTTCGCGCGCTTCCGGAGCGTGGAGGGAACCATGGCTTGGTATTGCATCGATTACTGGAGCGGAGAGCTCGGCCTCGACATCGCCGCGTTGAAGGCGGAGGTCCAGCATCTCATCGCGATGCAGCCCGGCGTCGCTGCGGTGCTGGAGGCGCTGCGGGCCCGGGGAAAGCGGCTGGTGCTGGTGACCAATGCGCATGGCAAGAGCCTCGCGCTCAAGCTGCGCCGCACTGGGCTTCAGGACTATCTCGATGCAATGGTCTGCGCGCATGATCTGGGCCGCCCCAAGGAGGACCCGGTGTTCTGGCAATGTCTCCAGGACCACGAGCCCTATGATCCAGGCCGGACCCTGCTGGTGGACGACAGCCTGCCGGTATTGCGCACCGCGCGCCGCAGCGGTTTGGCCCACTTGGTAGCGGTGCGCCGCCCCGACAGCCGCCAGCCGGCCCGGGAGATCGACGAGTTCCCGGCGGTGGATTCGTTTGCGGATCTGTTGTCGGAGTCCAACACGGGCTAG
- a CDS encoding zinc/iron-chelating domain-containing protein, with translation MTALTRWAPLPVITPETKCGLCTSAKCCTYITQIIETPRSKYDFEHLLWQISHENVQVYKDEDGWTLLVNNRCTHLLPDGRCGIYDERPEICREHSNDYCEFDAPSEDSFELYFDGYPALLAYCKKRFKRWGKR, from the coding sequence ATGACCGCACTCACCCGGTGGGCACCGCTGCCGGTGATCACGCCCGAGACCAAATGCGGCCTTTGTACCAGTGCCAAGTGCTGCACCTACATCACCCAGATCATCGAGACTCCGCGCTCCAAATACGATTTCGAGCACCTGCTGTGGCAGATCTCCCACGAGAACGTTCAGGTCTATAAGGACGAGGACGGCTGGACACTGCTGGTCAACAACCGCTGCACGCATCTGCTCCCCGACGGGCGCTGTGGCATCTACGACGAACGCCCGGAGATCTGCCGGGAACACTCCAACGATTATTGCGAGTTCGATGCACCCTCGGAAGACAGTTTCGAGCTGTACTTCGACGGCTACCCCGCCCTGCTCGCCTATTGCAAGAAGCGCTTCAAACGTTGGGGTAAGCGTTAG